A genomic region of Moritella sp. Urea-trap-13 contains the following coding sequences:
- a CDS encoding PilZ domain-containing protein has translation MLKANLERRSYHRMLIDSPVQVTDEERNITAICRDLSASGMSLDVPESYFSLNDNVSIFLPTGDSRVPPLQAEAKVTRVDNDGDNYQIGVEFTSLT, from the coding sequence GTGCTAAAAGCTAATTTAGAACGACGTAGTTATCACCGAATGTTAATCGACTCACCGGTGCAGGTGACGGATGAAGAGCGTAATATTACTGCTATTTGTCGTGATTTAAGTGCTAGCGGCATGTCGTTAGATGTACCTGAAAGTTACTTTTCATTAAACGACAACGTGAGTATTTTTCTACCAACGGGCGATAGCCGAGTGCCGCCGTTACAAGCCGAAGCAAAAGTAACACGCGTTGATAATGATGGCGATAATTACCAAATAGGTGTCGAGTTTACCAGTTTGACTTAA
- the urtE gene encoding urea ABC transporter ATP-binding subunit UrtE: MLSIKGVNQFYGESHTLWDLDMQIPKGKCTVLMGRNGVGKTTLLQCVMGLLPLKSGEIVLQGKNIAPLSAESRARHGVGYVPQGRQIFSALTVEENLQIGLPIRAKGDRKIPEFIYQLFPVLKEMLHRRGGDLSGGQQQQLAIGRALVINPQLLILDEPTEGIQPNIVQEIGDIIRKLNQELGLTVLLVEQKLPFARKVGDNFCLLDRGRAVANGDMAMLTDELIQEYLTV, encoded by the coding sequence ATGTTATCGATTAAAGGTGTGAATCAGTTTTATGGTGAAAGCCATACCTTGTGGGATCTTGATATGCAGATACCAAAAGGTAAATGTACAGTATTAATGGGCCGTAATGGCGTGGGTAAAACCACCTTACTGCAATGCGTGATGGGATTATTACCGCTTAAAAGTGGCGAGATAGTATTGCAAGGTAAAAATATTGCCCCGCTGAGTGCGGAAAGCCGCGCGCGTCATGGCGTTGGTTATGTACCGCAAGGCCGACAAATATTCTCAGCTCTCACGGTTGAAGAAAATTTACAGATAGGTTTACCCATTCGTGCCAAAGGTGATCGCAAGATCCCGGAATTTATCTATCAGTTATTTCCGGTATTGAAAGAAATGCTGCACCGCCGTGGTGGTGATTTATCTGGTGGTCAGCAGCAACAGTTAGCCATTGGCCGAGCGCTGGTGATTAACCCGCAATTGCTGATTTTAGATGAGCCGACTGAAGGCATCCAACCTAATATCGTCCAAGAGATTGGTGACATTATCCGTAAGCTTAATCAAGAATTGGGCTTAACCGTCTTGTTGGTCGAGCAGAAATTACCTTTTGCCAGAAAGGTCGGTGATAACTTCTGTTTACTGGACCGAGGTCGTGCAGTCGCCAATGGTGATATGGCGATGTTAACTGATGAACTAATTCAGGAATACCTCACTGTGTAA
- a CDS encoding HupE/UreJ family protein, producing the protein MFKSLFSEHGVSKQTVSKPIFAKQFVAKKNVSKKVMSLAALSTALFSGSALAHTGTETFMASTFANGLLHPLTGLDHLIMLLGVGFLAAQMKGKQLSIILGALVTMLIGTGFGALTGLITGMESLILASVFIVAVAVWKQSQQVTVKVNLLSSAAVVMVLFHGWAHGVEAPAAQLVQFVPGMLISAVVLLTLGAVIGRQVSAKWLSPSLGISGVLVAFLGA; encoded by the coding sequence ATGTTTAAATCTCTATTTTCAGAACACGGTGTTTCAAAGCAAACTGTTTCAAAACCGATCTTTGCAAAACAGTTCGTTGCAAAAAAAAACGTCTCAAAAAAAGTCATGTCTCTTGCCGCATTATCAACTGCGCTATTTTCTGGTTCTGCATTGGCGCATACCGGTACTGAAACCTTCATGGCGAGTACGTTTGCCAATGGTTTGTTGCATCCATTAACGGGATTAGATCATTTGATCATGCTGTTGGGCGTGGGCTTTTTAGCAGCGCAAATGAAAGGTAAACAACTCAGTATTATTCTTGGCGCGTTAGTCACTATGTTAATAGGGACTGGTTTTGGCGCGTTAACTGGTTTGATAACGGGGATGGAAAGCTTAATTTTAGCGTCGGTATTTATTGTTGCAGTTGCGGTCTGGAAACAAAGTCAGCAAGTGACGGTAAAGGTTAACTTATTATCGAGCGCTGCAGTGGTAATGGTGTTGTTCCATGGTTGGGCACACGGTGTCGAAGCACCTGCTGCACAGTTAGTACAGTTTGTACCGGGTATGCTCATCAGTGCGGTTGTTTTACTGACGCTTGGCGCTGTTATTGGCCGTCAAGTCAGTGCTAAGTGGTTAAGCCCATCACTGGGAATTAGTGGAGTATTAGTCGCCTTTCTAGGGGCGTAG
- a CDS encoding urease subunit beta, translated as MIPGQMQVASGHITLNADMPTVSVIVANIGDRPIQIGSHYHFYEANDALTFERELTLGFRLNIAAGTAIRFEPGQSRTVELVAFGGNRMVYGFQGKVMGSIDEFTAQHAVTDKEACCENKDEGK; from the coding sequence ATGATCCCAGGACAAATGCAGGTAGCGAGTGGTCATATTACCTTAAATGCGGATATGCCCACCGTGTCAGTAATCGTCGCAAACATTGGTGATCGTCCTATCCAGATCGGTTCACATTATCATTTTTACGAAGCCAATGATGCACTGACCTTTGAGCGTGAACTTACCTTAGGTTTTCGGCTTAATATTGCTGCCGGTACTGCTATTCGTTTCGAGCCGGGGCAAAGCCGTACTGTTGAATTAGTCGCTTTTGGTGGCAATCGTATGGTTTATGGTTTTCAGGGCAAGGTCATGGGCAGTATTGATGAATTTACGGCACAGCATGCTGTGACAGACAAGGAAGCATGCTGTGAAAACAAGGATGAGGGTAAATAG
- the ureE gene encoding urease accessory protein UreE has translation MIKLTQILTLAANHVDAYVCLTMLQRTKSRLKVQLEDGRDAGLFLPRGQLLEHGTQLTTDDDFIVQVIAAKERVSTARCNDPTLFARGCYHLGNRHVPLQVEAGWCRFLHDHVLDEMLIGLGLDVTVEDAAFQPEPGAYGGTTGGHSHSSEEEYVHPHNHAHEH, from the coding sequence ATGATCAAATTAACGCAAATATTAACCCTAGCAGCTAATCATGTTGATGCTTATGTGTGTTTGACCATGTTACAACGCACCAAGAGTCGTCTTAAAGTACAACTTGAAGATGGCCGCGATGCGGGGTTATTTTTACCGCGTGGTCAGCTATTAGAGCATGGTACACAACTCACCACGGATGATGATTTTATCGTCCAAGTGATCGCTGCAAAAGAACGCGTATCAACGGCACGTTGCAATGATCCGACATTATTCGCACGTGGCTGTTATCACTTGGGTAATCGCCATGTGCCGTTGCAAGTCGAAGCGGGTTGGTGTCGCTTTCTCCATGATCATGTACTCGATGAAATGTTGATTGGTTTAGGTTTAGATGTGACAGTTGAAGATGCCGCATTTCAGCCCGAACCCGGCGCATATGGCGGCACTACAGGTGGTCACTCCCATAGTAGTGAGGAAGAGTATGTGCACCCGCATAACCATGCGCATGAACATTAA
- the leuB gene encoding 3-isopropylmalate dehydrogenase, with translation MTVTKHNIAVLPGDGIGPEVMAEAIKVLAAVQSKFNLELTYDFNDVGGIAIDNHGTPLPSSTLAACENSDAILFGSVGGPKWEGLPPQEQPERGALLPLRGHFKLFCNLRPAKIYAGLEKFSPLRADISNNGFDVVVVRELTGGIYFGLPKGNKGEGAEETGFDTMLYSRAEVDRIARIAFEAAKLRGNKVTSVDKANVLATSVLWRKVVLEVAQDYPEVELEHIYVDNAAMQLIKDPSQFDVLLCGNLFGDIISDECAMITGSMGMLPSASMNDSDFGLYEPAGGSAPDIAGKGIANPIAQILSAAMMLRYSLKQEDAAQAIEQAVSFVLEEGYATGDLHSDSNTKPVQSTAQMGDLIAAKVGA, from the coding sequence ATGACTGTAACAAAACATAATATTGCTGTATTACCAGGTGACGGTATCGGTCCAGAAGTAATGGCGGAAGCAATTAAAGTACTTGCTGCTGTACAAAGTAAGTTTAATTTAGAATTAACTTATGATTTTAATGATGTTGGTGGTATCGCGATTGATAACCACGGCACACCATTACCATCAAGCACACTTGCTGCTTGTGAAAATTCAGATGCGATCTTATTCGGCTCTGTCGGTGGTCCAAAATGGGAAGGTCTGCCACCACAAGAACAACCTGAACGTGGTGCACTATTACCATTACGCGGTCACTTCAAACTATTCTGTAACCTACGTCCAGCTAAGATCTATGCGGGTCTAGAAAAGTTCTCACCGCTACGTGCTGATATCTCCAATAATGGTTTTGACGTTGTTGTAGTGCGTGAGTTAACTGGCGGTATCTACTTTGGTCTACCAAAAGGTAACAAAGGCGAAGGCGCTGAAGAAACTGGTTTTGATACTATGTTATATAGCCGTGCGGAAGTTGATCGGATTGCACGTATCGCCTTTGAAGCAGCAAAATTACGTGGTAATAAAGTAACATCGGTTGATAAAGCAAATGTACTAGCGACCTCTGTTTTATGGCGTAAAGTGGTACTTGAAGTAGCACAAGATTACCCTGAAGTTGAACTTGAGCATATCTATGTAGATAACGCAGCAATGCAACTAATCAAAGACCCATCGCAATTTGACGTACTACTGTGCGGCAACTTATTCGGCGACATCATCTCTGATGAATGTGCAATGATCACGGGCTCTATGGGTATGTTACCGTCTGCAAGTATGAACGATTCTGACTTTGGTTTATATGAACCAGCAGGTGGTTCAGCACCAGATATCGCCGGTAAAGGCATTGCCAATCCAATTGCACAGATCTTATCTGCAGCTATGATGCTACGTTATTCACTCAAACAAGAAGACGCTGCACAAGCAATTGAGCAAGCGGTTTCATTTGTACTTGAAGAAGGTTATGCAACTGGCGATTTGCACAGTGACAGCAATACTAAACCGGTACAAAGCACGGCACAAATGGGCGATTTAATTGCCGCTAAAGTTGGCGCTTAA
- a CDS encoding urease accessory protein UreF produces MDNMLAELKLYQLISPSLPVGGFTYSQGLEWAIEKGWVTDVNSLDNWLSGQMSESLASLELPILMRLQTCLANNDHQQAQTWCDYLVASRETKEMRLEERQRGLAFVRLLPRLGISLDDSELANMVETTQLAAFALAINQWAIPLEKALGGYLWSWLENTIVVGIKLVPLGQSDGQQLLMKLAASIPAAVQQALVTEDQNIGSFTPAQVMASCRHEHQYTRLFRS; encoded by the coding sequence ATGGATAATATGTTAGCTGAATTAAAGCTATATCAGTTGATCAGTCCATCGCTCCCTGTGGGCGGATTTACCTACTCTCAGGGGCTTGAGTGGGCAATTGAAAAAGGCTGGGTAACGGATGTGAATAGCTTAGACAATTGGTTGTCAGGACAAATGTCAGAAAGCTTAGCCAGTCTTGAATTACCCATTCTTATGCGTTTACAAACGTGCTTAGCCAATAATGATCATCAGCAGGCGCAGACTTGGTGTGACTATTTAGTGGCGAGCAGGGAAACCAAAGAGATGCGCTTAGAAGAACGCCAGCGTGGACTTGCATTTGTACGGTTATTACCAAGATTAGGGATATCACTGGATGATAGTGAACTGGCTAACATGGTTGAAACCACACAGCTTGCGGCGTTTGCTTTGGCGATTAATCAGTGGGCTATTCCATTAGAAAAAGCGCTAGGTGGTTATCTTTGGAGCTGGTTAGAAAATACTATCGTTGTGGGTATTAAATTAGTGCCCTTAGGGCAAAGTGATGGCCAGCAACTATTAATGAAATTAGCAGCGTCGATACCTGCCGCTGTGCAACAAGCATTAGTAACAGAAGATCAAAACATTGGCAGCTTTACGCCCGCTCAGGTGATGGCGAGTTGCCGACATGAACATCAATATACGCGATTGTTTCGCTCATAA
- the ureG gene encoding urease accessory protein UreG encodes MTEFKQPLRIGVGGPVGSGKTALLEVLCKAIRDTYNIAVVTNDIYTQEDAKILTRAGALDADRIIGVETGGCPHTAIREDASMNLAAVEELAKLHKTLDIVFVESGGDNLSATFSPELADLTIYVIDVAEGEKIPRKGGPGITRSDLLVINKMDLAPYVGASLEVMEQDTKRMRGDKPYVFTNMKKQIGLQRIIDFIVDKGMLDCE; translated from the coding sequence ATGACAGAATTTAAACAACCATTACGCATTGGCGTCGGTGGTCCGGTAGGCTCAGGTAAAACCGCATTATTAGAAGTCTTGTGTAAAGCTATTCGTGATACTTATAATATTGCTGTGGTAACCAATGATATTTATACCCAAGAAGATGCGAAGATCTTAACCCGAGCAGGTGCGCTGGATGCTGACCGTATTATTGGAGTAGAAACTGGTGGTTGTCCACATACCGCTATCCGTGAAGATGCGTCAATGAATTTGGCAGCAGTTGAGGAGTTAGCAAAGCTACACAAAACCCTCGATATCGTCTTTGTCGAAAGCGGTGGTGATAATTTAAGTGCGACTTTTAGCCCTGAATTAGCCGATTTAACCATTTATGTAATTGATGTCGCTGAAGGTGAAAAGATACCACGTAAAGGTGGCCCTGGTATTACTCGCTCTGACCTGCTGGTGATTAATAAAATGGATTTAGCCCCCTATGTAGGTGCCTCGTTGGAGGTGATGGAGCAAGATACCAAGCGTATGCGTGGTGATAAACCTTATGTGTTTACCAACATGAAAAAGCAAATAGGTTTGCAACGGATAATTGATTTTATTGTTGATAAAGGCATGTTAGATTGCGAGTAA
- a CDS encoding urease subunit gamma translates to MELTPREKDKLLLFTAALVAERRLARGLKLNYPESVALISAAIMEGARDGRTVAELMAFGRTVLTAEQVMEGIPEMISDVQVEATFPDGTKLVTVHEPII, encoded by the coding sequence ATGGAATTAACGCCGAGAGAGAAAGATAAATTATTGTTGTTTACGGCGGCTTTAGTGGCTGAGCGTCGTTTGGCGCGAGGGTTAAAGTTGAATTATCCGGAATCCGTTGCCCTGATTAGTGCTGCCATTATGGAAGGCGCTCGTGATGGCCGTACTGTGGCTGAATTAATGGCGTTTGGTCGCACTGTGCTCACTGCCGAGCAAGTCATGGAAGGTATCCCTGAAATGATTTCTGATGTGCAAGTTGAAGCTACATTTCCTGACGGTACCAAACTTGTCACGGTACATGAACCAATCATATAG
- a CDS encoding urease accessory protein UreD: MSIPSTIRFLRPDGDQGWRAEIRLKYGSKGGKTRLLERQQVGPLTVQKPFYPEGETCHTYLLHPPGGVVGGDQLRFDIHVDSGAHALLTTPGATKFYRSNADSAWQSQELAVVDGAFLEWLPMENIFFPGAQVKLSTEINLAGDARFIGWEMQCFGRPVLAEDFTHGQILGQTHIFRDGKLLLAESLRLQNKTQLEYAASLRGYPMTGSLYISPVDDALVCRINQIIDEQQARFGDAVLLGASELEGLLVIRALGQHTEPMMASFVQIWSAVREAWLGYIPDAPRIWST, translated from the coding sequence ATGAGTATTCCGTCGACTATCCGTTTCTTACGCCCTGATGGTGATCAGGGCTGGCGCGCTGAAATTCGCCTTAAATATGGCAGTAAGGGTGGTAAAACACGGTTACTGGAACGCCAGCAAGTTGGTCCTTTGACAGTGCAAAAACCCTTTTATCCGGAAGGCGAAACTTGCCATACCTATCTGTTGCATCCACCGGGAGGTGTCGTAGGTGGAGATCAACTGCGCTTTGATATTCATGTCGATTCAGGGGCTCACGCGTTATTAACCACTCCTGGAGCGACTAAATTCTATCGTAGTAATGCTGATTCGGCTTGGCAGTCTCAGGAACTAGCTGTTGTGGATGGTGCTTTTCTTGAATGGTTGCCGATGGAGAATATTTTCTTTCCCGGTGCCCAAGTTAAACTTAGTACCGAGATTAATTTGGCCGGAGATGCCCGTTTTATCGGCTGGGAAATGCAGTGTTTTGGCCGCCCTGTATTAGCTGAAGACTTTACTCATGGTCAAATATTAGGGCAGACACATATCTTTCGTGACGGTAAGTTACTGCTTGCAGAGAGTCTACGATTGCAGAATAAAACCCAGCTTGAATACGCGGCTTCTTTACGCGGTTATCCCATGACGGGGAGTCTGTATATTAGCCCCGTGGATGATGCGTTGGTGTGTCGAATTAATCAGATAATTGATGAGCAACAAGCACGTTTCGGGGATGCGGTACTACTAGGGGCAAGTGAACTTGAAGGGTTGTTAGTGATCCGCGCTTTAGGGCAACACACTGAACCTATGATGGCCAGTTTTGTGCAGATTTGGTCTGCTGTCAGGGAAGCTTGGCTTGGTTATATCCCAGATGCCCCAAGGATCTGGTCTACGTAA
- the ureC gene encoding urease subunit alpha: MAKISRQAYAEMFGPTTGDRLRLADTELWLEVEHDYTRYGDEVKFGGGKVIRDGQGQSQLTSKYTPDLVITNAVILDHWGIVKADIGVKNGRIIAIGKAGNPDVQSGVDIIIGPGTEIIAAEGSIITAGGVDSHIHFICPQQIDEALTSGITTMIGGGTGPATGTNATTCTPGPWNIHRMLESLDNFPMNFGLLGKGNASVPAPLHEQVAAGAIGLKLHEDWGTTPASIDNCLTVADETDVQVAIHTDTLNESGFVESTLDAIGDRVIHTYHTEGAGGGHAPDIIRACGESNILPSSTNPTRPYTVNTIDEHLDMLMVCHHLSPSIAEDVAFAESRIRRETIAAEDILHDLGAFSMIASDSQAMGRVGEVISRTWQTAHKMKVQRGSLPQDPPHHDNFRIKRYVAKYTINPAITHGMSHEVGSVEVGKLADLVLWKPAFFGVKPSLIIKGGMIASAPMGDPNGSIPTPQPVHYRPMFGSFGRASQNTSMLFISQQAKQDGIPEQLQLNSLIGVVKDCRQLRKADMVLNDWLPTIEVDSQTYQVRANGELLVCEPATVLPMAQRYFLF; the protein is encoded by the coding sequence ATGGCGAAAATTTCAAGGCAAGCCTACGCGGAGATGTTTGGCCCTACCACTGGCGATAGATTACGTCTAGCAGATACGGAACTGTGGTTAGAAGTAGAACATGACTATACCCGTTATGGTGATGAAGTTAAATTTGGCGGTGGCAAGGTTATTCGTGATGGCCAAGGTCAAAGCCAGCTAACGTCTAAATATACGCCAGATTTAGTGATAACCAATGCGGTTATTCTCGATCATTGGGGCATAGTTAAGGCCGATATCGGGGTTAAAAATGGCCGGATTATCGCGATAGGTAAGGCGGGGAATCCAGACGTTCAGTCAGGTGTTGATATTATCATTGGTCCTGGTACTGAGATCATCGCAGCAGAAGGCTCAATTATTACTGCTGGTGGTGTTGATTCACATATTCACTTTATCTGCCCACAGCAAATTGATGAAGCGCTGACTTCCGGTATTACCACTATGATCGGTGGTGGTACAGGGCCAGCGACCGGTACCAATGCCACAACGTGTACACCTGGACCGTGGAATATTCACCGTATGTTGGAATCGCTGGATAACTTTCCAATGAACTTTGGTTTGTTAGGTAAAGGTAATGCCAGTGTGCCAGCTCCTTTGCATGAGCAGGTCGCCGCAGGTGCGATAGGTTTAAAACTCCATGAAGATTGGGGCACAACGCCAGCGTCAATTGATAACTGTTTAACGGTAGCTGACGAAACCGATGTACAAGTAGCTATCCACACCGATACTCTAAATGAATCAGGCTTTGTCGAATCAACCTTAGATGCTATTGGCGATCGCGTTATTCATACTTACCATACTGAAGGTGCAGGTGGCGGTCATGCGCCAGATATTATTCGTGCTTGTGGTGAATCCAATATCTTACCGTCATCAACCAATCCAACCCGCCCTTATACCGTGAATACCATCGATGAACATTTAGATATGTTAATGGTTTGCCATCATTTATCACCGTCAATTGCTGAAGATGTGGCTTTTGCAGAATCGCGTATTCGTCGTGAAACCATTGCTGCCGAAGATATCTTGCATGATCTGGGCGCTTTTTCGATGATCGCGTCGGATTCGCAAGCAATGGGACGGGTAGGGGAAGTCATTTCACGTACTTGGCAAACCGCGCATAAGATGAAAGTACAACGTGGTAGTTTGCCACAAGATCCACCGCACCATGATAATTTCCGTATTAAGCGTTATGTTGCCAAATACACCATTAATCCTGCAATTACACACGGTATGAGTCATGAAGTTGGCTCAGTCGAAGTGGGGAAATTGGCTGATTTAGTATTATGGAAACCGGCATTTTTTGGTGTTAAACCGAGTTTAATTATCAAAGGTGGCATGATCGCATCTGCACCGATGGGCGATCCGAATGGCTCTATTCCCACGCCACAACCGGTTCACTATCGTCCTATGTTTGGTAGTTTTGGCCGGGCTTCGCAGAATACCTCTATGTTGTTTATTTCTCAGCAAGCGAAACAGGATGGCATTCCCGAGCAGTTACAGCTCAATAGTCTGATTGGTGTTGTTAAAGATTGCCGCCAGTTACGTAAAGCAGATATGGTACTCAATGATTGGCTGCCAACCATTGAAGTGGATTCACAAACCTATCAAGTACGCGCCAATGGCGAATTGTTAGTGTGCGAACCTGCAACGGTACTACCGATGGCGCAACGTTACTTTCTATTTTAG